The Calditrichota bacterium genome includes a window with the following:
- a CDS encoding tetratricopeptide repeat protein: protein MRLVNKYFLHCLPLIILTIFLSCASFEYYSAEIYAEDNDWDKAVEYLKKSIIKNPADIKSYLLLGQVYGMKENYEMMNLALEKARSLIPDTTNNNNWREIQYIRDDFWTFCFDNGVSFFENQEFAEAGFSFYQCLTIDPERPEAYVNLGLVEEKLNLPDSAIFHYQQAFAKDTSNLDLMFYAANLCLELEKFGKSLELADQILSVHPQMTQALVQKAIAFDMGGEIDSAIACYQKAIATESENPDLYYNLGRLLFIKGDYLPAIENFKKVIKKSPHDGETFSLIGECYFSLGEDMIIEQQKSLSDSTIPPPEEAIKFLKKSIHYFEKALASGIDDPDVKNMLAMAYSQIKSENKPTPKQN from the coding sequence ATGCGACTCGTCAATAAATATTTTCTTCATTGCCTCCCCCTAATCATTCTCACTATTTTTTTGTCCTGCGCCTCTTTTGAATATTATTCTGCTGAAATTTATGCGGAAGACAATGATTGGGATAAAGCGGTTGAATATTTGAAAAAATCAATCATCAAAAATCCCGCTGACATCAAGTCGTATCTCTTATTGGGGCAGGTTTACGGCATGAAAGAAAATTACGAAATGATGAATCTGGCGCTGGAAAAGGCGCGATCGCTCATTCCCGACACGACAAATAATAACAATTGGCGGGAAATCCAGTACATCCGTGATGATTTTTGGACATTTTGTTTTGACAATGGCGTCTCTTTTTTCGAAAATCAAGAATTTGCCGAAGCTGGTTTTAGTTTCTACCAATGCCTGACCATCGACCCCGAGCGGCCTGAGGCTTACGTGAATTTAGGGTTGGTGGAAGAAAAACTCAATTTGCCGGATTCGGCTATTTTCCATTACCAGCAGGCTTTCGCAAAGGACACGAGCAATCTCGACCTCATGTTCTACGCTGCCAATCTGTGTCTTGAATTGGAAAAATTTGGCAAATCGCTGGAACTGGCAGATCAAATTTTATCTGTTCATCCGCAAATGACGCAGGCGCTGGTTCAAAAAGCGATTGCCTTCGACATGGGCGGAGAAATTGATTCCGCTATCGCTTGCTACCAAAAAGCAATTGCCACGGAAAGTGAAAATCCTGATTTGTACTACAATCTTGGGCGATTGCTTTTCATTAAAGGCGACTATTTGCCAGCGATTGAAAATTTCAAAAAAGTCATCAAAAAATCCCCGCATGACGGAGAGACGTTTTCTTTGATAGGCGAATGTTATTTTTCTTTGGGCGAAGATATGATCATCGAACAGCAAAAATCCCTCTCCGATTCCACAATTCCACCGCCTGAAGAAGCGATAAAATTTCTGAAAAAATCAATTCATTATTTTGAAAAAGCGCTGGCAAGCGGGATTGACGACCCTGATGTAAAAAATATGCTGGCAATGGCTTATTCGCAGATTAAATCCGAAAATAAGCCAACTCCTAAACAGAATTGA
- the smpB gene encoding SsrA-binding protein SmpB: protein MGIKIVSVNRKARFLYEIVEEIEAGIVLQGTEVKSLRKGKVNIKDSYATVRDGEIYLVNMHISPYEQGNIFNHDPERERKLLLHKREIKRLIGKITERGMTLIPLKIYFKSGRAKIALGLAKGKSVVDRRRDIARRDEQRMIEREFKEKGKYRIK from the coding sequence ATGGGAATAAAAATCGTAAGTGTCAATAGAAAAGCCCGCTTTCTTTATGAAATTGTCGAAGAAATCGAGGCGGGAATCGTTTTGCAGGGCACAGAAGTCAAATCGCTGCGCAAGGGCAAAGTCAATATCAAAGACAGCTATGCCACGGTGAGAGACGGCGAGATTTATCTGGTAAATATGCACATCAGCCCTTACGAGCAGGGAAATATTTTTAACCACGACCCCGAACGTGAGCGGAAGTTGTTGCTGCACAAGCGGGAAATAAAGCGATTGATCGGAAAAATCACGGAACGCGGCATGACGCTGATTCCGCTGAAAATTTATTTTAAAAGCGGAAGGGCTAAGATCGCTCTTGGTCTGGCAAAAGGAAAATCTGTTGTGGATCGGCGAAGAGACATTGCGCGCCGAGATGAGCAGCGAATGATTGAACGAGAATTTAAGGAAAAAGGCAAGTACAGAATAAAATAA